In the genome of Vibrio ziniensis, the window TGCATTCGAATACGTTAATCTTGTCATAACTATGGGGACTGACACCCAAGTTTTCAATAAAAAGATCATACTCCGTTTATCTGCTTAAGTAACCTTTAGAAATATCCTCCAAGAGAATCACTTAACAGATATTGTTATAGTATAACAATTTAAAAAAACGGCAATAAAAAACCCAGCTGTTTGCGCTGGGTGAAAAGCATTAGACTGACTTAGCTATTTTGAGCTTTCTTCCACATAGTGAAGTCAATCCAAATTTGTTCTAGCTCCTTCAACTCTTCTGCGGTTAATAGAGATAACGTCGATTTAGACTGAGTTGAAGTATATGGCTGCAGAGAACTAATTTGTTCATGAAACGCTTCTTTCAATTTATAAATCATCAGTTGGTCCACTGCCTCAATCCATTAATAAGCATTAATTCTCAAAAATAATACCATTTAAAATTCAATTTTGTGACAAAAAACAAATTAATGGAACGATTATCACACTTTACATTTGATTTTTTTGATATTTATTTTGATCAATTTTCTGTCTATAGATCAATTATCTTACTGTAGTGATCACCAATTTTTGAATAAAACATTACAACTTCTATTTAGCCAAAATTCGCATTTCAACACTTCTAATATAGAGATACTTTCTCTCTATATATTATTAATGCCTAATATAACAATCACCATTTAAATTTAAAAATATTGGACGTTTTAATGAAATTGAATAAACCTTATTAGAGTTTCAGGATAAAAAAAGCCGAGTATCAAATACTCGGCCTTTTAATATCAACGATTAATTATTCTGAATCACTTTCGCTATCTGACTCAGAATGGTCTGTATCTAAGGAACCCGTTGCTTCTACTGCACTTTCAATCTCAGCACCTTCTTCTCCTTCAGGAAATTCAGATTCTTCGATTTCTTCAATGCGTTGTAGACCAACAACTTTCTCATCTTCCGCTGTACGAATAAGCGTTACACCTTGAGTGTTACGGCCAACTTGGCTCACCTCAGCAACACGAGTACGTACTAGCGTACCTGCGTTAGTGATCATCATGAACTCGTCGCCTTCTTCTACTTGTACCGCACCGATAACTAGACCGTTACGTTCAGAGACCTTAATAGATACAACACCTTGTGTTGCACGGCTCTTCGCTGGGTACTCGCTTAGCACTGTACGCTTACCGTAACCATTTTCTGTTACTGTCAGTACATCACCGTCAGTCTTAGGTACGATTAGAGAAACGATTTGGTCATTACCATTCAGTTTCATACCGCGAACACCAGCCGCTGTACGTCCCATCGCACGAACTTGTTGCTCGTTGAAGCGAACAACTTTACCCGATTGAGAGAACAACATAATGTCGTTATCGCCGTCAGTAATATCAACACCGATCAGTGAATCTTCATCACGTAGGTTCAGAGCAATCAAACCATTAGCACGTACGTTGGCAAATTGATCAAGAGAAGTCTTCTTAACCGTACCATCACCTGTTGCCATGAAGATGAACTTATCTTCACTGAACTCGGTTACAGGTAGAATCGCAGTAATACGTTCGTTTTCTTCTAGAGGTAGCAAGTTAACAATTGGCTTACCACGAGCGGTACGGCTCGCTAATGGCAATTGATATGTCTTCAGACGGTATGTCTTACCACGCGTAGAGAAACATAGAATATTGTCATGAGTATTCGCGACAAGCAGACGCTCGATATAATCTTCGTCTTTCATGCGAGTTGCACTCTTACCGCGGCCACCACGGCGTTGAGACTCGTAATCACTTAGAAGCTGGTACTTTACGTAACCTTCATGAGACAGCGTTACAACCACATCTTCACGAGCAATAAGTTCTTCCATGTCGATATCATGGCTAGCTGCTGTGATTTCAGTACGACGAGCGTCACCAAAACCATCGCGAACCGCTTCTAATTCTTCACGGATAACTTCCATCAAACGTTCAGTGCTGCCAAGAATATGCAGTAGTTCTGCAATTTCTTCTAGAAGCTGTTTGTATTCATCAAGAATCTTCTCATGTTCTAGACCCGTTAAACGGTGTAAACGCAGTTCTAGAATCGCTTGAGCTTGTTGCTCTGTTAAGAAATATTGACCGTCACGAATACCGTATTGTGCTTCTAGCCACTCTGGACGAGCCGCATCAGTACCTGCGCGCTCAAGCATTGCAGCGACATTACCGAGATCCCAGCCACGTGAAATCAAACCAGTTTTTGCTTCTGCTGGCGTTGGTGCTTTACGAATCAGGTCAATGATGTCATCGATATTAGCAAGTGCAAGCGCCAAACCTTCAAGGATATGAGCACGTTCACGAGCCTTGCGTAATTCGAAAATAGTACGACGAGTAACCACTTCACGACGGTGGTCAACGAAGCACTTAATCATCTCTTTCAGGTTAAACAGTTTTGGCTGACCGTGTTCAAGGGCAACCATGTTAATACCGAAAGTGGTTTGAAGTTGAGTGTTAGCGTAAAGGTTGTTCAGAACAACTTCACCAACTGCGTCACGCTTACATTCAATAACGATACGCATACCATCTTTATCAGATTCGTCGCGTAGTGCACTGATGCCTTCAACTTTTTTGTCTTTTACAAGTTCTGCAATTTTCTCAATCAAGCGAGCTTTGTTCACTTGATATGGAATTTCAGAAACGATGATCGTTTCTTTGCCGCTCTTATCAGCTTCAATTTCAGCTTTAGAACGCATGTAAACTTTACCGCGACCAGTCTTATAGGCATCGATGATACCTTTACGACCACTGATCAATGCTGCGGTTGGGAAGTCAGGGCCAGGGATGTAGTCCATCAGCTCATCGATCGTAATGTCTTCATTGTCGATGAAAGCCAAACATCCATTCACAACTTCAGTTAAGTTATGTGGCGGAATATTAGTAGCCATACCTACTGCGATGCCTGACGCACCATTTACAAGTAAGTTAGGAACTTTTGTTGGCAGTACCGCAGGGATCTGCTCAGTACCGTCGTAGTTATCTACGTAATCTACCGTTTCTTTATCTAAGTCAGCCAACAATTCATGGGCGATTTTAGCCATACGCACTTCGGTATAACGCATCGCCGCAGCTGAGTCGCCATCAATAGAACCGAAGTTACCCTGGCCATCCGCTAGCATATAGCGAAGTGAGAACGGCTGCGCCATACGTACGATAGTGTCGTATACAGCACTGTCACCATGCGGGTGATATTTACCGATTACGTCACCTACCACACGGGCAGATTTTTTATATGGTTTGTTCCAATCGTTGCCCAACACGTTCATTGCAAATAGAACGCGGCGGTGTACTGGTTTTAGACCATCACGCACATCAGGAAGAGCACGACCAACGATAACTGACATCGCATAGTCTAAGTATGAACCTCGAAGCTCATCTTCAATGTTTACGGGCGTGATCTCTTTAGCTAGATCGCTCATAGAGCCTATATCCCTCTATAGTTTGATCGGTATATCCAGACAGTGAGCTATTACTATAAATAAGCCTAATAGACACTGTTTTCCAATTTCCAGATATTATTGATACTTATAAGGTGAAAAAATATAACACAACTTATTACGGTTCGGCATAACTTTCATTGCCCTTTTATCAGGTTGTGATGTTTGTTGCTTGTTATATGTCGAGAAATTACACACTTCGCCCATATCCAACTGATAAATGGTTAATTTTTGTCCACATATTTACTAAACAATCAATTCTTTACTAAACAAACTGAGAACACTGGTTTGATTTACTCAGGACGTTATAATGCCTACGTAACCACGGATGAGTATTAAAGGCAAATTCAATATGACGATAACTCAAAATCAAAACGTCGACCCTAACGAAATAAAAAAATTTGAGGACATGGCCTCTCGTTGGTGGGATCTCGATGGCGAATTTAAACCTCTTCATCAAATTAACCCTCTTCGTCTGGATTACGTGCTCGACAAAGCCGACGGCCTTTTTGGCAAAAAAGTTCTAGATGTTGGCTGCGGTGGAGGTATTCTAGCCGAAAGCATGGCAAGAGAAGGTGCAGACGTCACTGGCCTAGATATGGGTAAAGAACCTTTAGAAGTCGCTCGTCTTCACGCACTGGAAACCGGTACTAAGCTCACTTATATACAAAGCACGATAGAAGACCACGCTAAAGCGAACCCTCAAACATACGATGTAGTGACTTGTATGGAAATGCTGGAACACGTTCCGAACCCGCTTTCTGTTATTAAGTCTTGTGAAGCATTAGTGAAGCCAAACGGTCACGTTTTTTTCTCTACGCTTAACCGTAACTTTAAATCTTATCTGTTTGCTATTGTTGGCGCAGAGAAGTTGATGAAAATCGTACCGGCAGGCACTCACGACCATGAGAAATTTATTCGTCCTTCTGAATTACTAAAGATGGTCGACCAAACACACCTTAAAGAGCAAGGTATTACAGGCCTACTCTACAACCCTCTGACAGATACTTATCGCTTAGGTAAAAATGTGGATGTGAACTACATTGTACACACTCGCCTATTCTAATTATCTCATCCTAAATTTGAGGGTTTTGACCCTCAATTTTTTCAATAAAATTTTCATTTTTATGCACATTTTTCGTGCATTCTGTTCCATTTTGATTCAACGAAAATTGATAGAAATTTTTGACAAAAGATCAAGGAAATTTTTTTTTGATCGGTTATGAATAAACCAATCTTGAAAGCTCGATTTTTTACAATCAACTCTGTTCTTAGATCATCAGTTAGTGGCTACTAACGTTTTTTTTCATTTTCCAAGTTATCCACAAAGTTTCCCCTAAACTGTAACTTGCAATAAAGGGGTTATAGCACTATGTTGTAACTCGAACACTGATGCACCCCTATATGTAGTGTCTAGGCCACTACATATAGGCAGAGCATAATCACAAAACCGTCAATAATTTTACAAGAATTACATAAAAAAACGGTTTTTATCAGTTTTGTTAGGGAAATGAAGCAGAATGAACCAACAACTCACTGTCACTAAACGTGATGGCCGCAAAGAAACTATCGATCTGGACAAGATCCACCGAGTGATCACATGGGCAGCTGAAGGTCTGCAAAATGTTTCTGTATCACAAGTGGAACTTAGAGCTCACATCCAGTTCTACGATGGCATTACCACATCAGACATCCATGAAACCATTATCAAGTCAGCAGCCGATCTGATCTCTGAAGAGAGCCCAGACTACCAATATCTGGCTGCGCGATTAGCGGTTTTCCATTTACGCAAAAAAGCTTACGGCCAATATGAGCCACCAACGCTGTTAGAACACGTTTCTTCTATGGTTGAAAAAGGCAAATACGATAAGCACCTGATGGAAGATTACACACGTGAGGATTTCATTAAGCTAGACAGCTTCATCGATCACCGTCGTGACCTAAACTTCTCTTATGCTGCAGTTAAACAGCTTGAAGGCAAGTACTTTGTACAAAACCGCGTGACAGGCCAAATTTATGAGAGTGCTCAGTTCCTATACATTCTTGTAGCGGCATGTTTGTTTGCAAAATACCCGAAAGAAACTCGTTTGGACTACATCAAGCGTTTCTATGATGCGACTTCAACATTCAAGATTTCTCTACCTACACCGATCATGTCTGGTGTACGTACTCCTACCCGTCAGTTCAGTTCATGTGTACTGATCGAGTGTGGTGATAGCCTAGATTCTATTAACGCAACGGCAAGCTCGATTGTTCGTTACGTTTCACAGCGTGCTGGTATTGGTATCAACGCAGGTCGTATTCGTGCATTGGGTTCAGAAATCCGCGGCGGCGAAGCTTTCCACACAGGTTGTATTCCATTCTATAAATACTTCCAAACAGCAGTTAAATGTTGTTCTCAAGGTGGTGTTCGTGGCGGTGCAGCAACTGTTTTCTACCCTCTTTGGCACGGCGAAGCTCAATCACTATTAGTTCTAAAGAACAACCGTGGTGTTGAAGAAAACCGCGTTCGTCATATGGACTATGGCGTTCAGCTAAACAAACTGATGTACCAACGTTTAGTTGAAGGTGGAAACATTACTCTGTTCTCTCCTTCTGACGTACCAGGGCTTTATGATGCGTTCTTCCAAGATCAAGAAGAGTTCGAACGTTTATACGTAAAATACGAGAACGATTCTTCAATTAAGAAGACAACGGTTAAAGCTCTAGAAATGTTTACGCTGTTAATGCAAGAACGTGCTTCAACAGGCCGTATTTACATTCAAAACGTTGACCACTGTAATACTCACAGCCCATTTGATGCAGCTGTGGCGCCTGTACGTCAGTCAAACTTATGTTTGGAAATTGCACTACCGACTAAACCTTTAACAAACGTTGAAGATGACAACGGCGAAATCGCGCTTTGCACTCTTTCTGCATTCAACCTAGGTTCGATTGAACACCTAGATGATTTTGAAGAGTTAGCTGACCTAGTTGTTCGTGCTCTTGATGCCCTATTGGATTATCAAGACTACCCGCTTCCAGCAGCGTACAAGTCAACAATGAACCGTCGTACTCTGGGCGTAGGCGTCATCAA includes:
- the nrdA gene encoding class 1a ribonucleoside-diphosphate reductase subunit alpha, translating into MNQQLTVTKRDGRKETIDLDKIHRVITWAAEGLQNVSVSQVELRAHIQFYDGITTSDIHETIIKSAADLISEESPDYQYLAARLAVFHLRKKAYGQYEPPTLLEHVSSMVEKGKYDKHLMEDYTREDFIKLDSFIDHRRDLNFSYAAVKQLEGKYFVQNRVTGQIYESAQFLYILVAACLFAKYPKETRLDYIKRFYDATSTFKISLPTPIMSGVRTPTRQFSSCVLIECGDSLDSINATASSIVRYVSQRAGIGINAGRIRALGSEIRGGEAFHTGCIPFYKYFQTAVKCCSQGGVRGGAATVFYPLWHGEAQSLLVLKNNRGVEENRVRHMDYGVQLNKLMYQRLVEGGNITLFSPSDVPGLYDAFFQDQEEFERLYVKYENDSSIKKTTVKALEMFTLLMQERASTGRIYIQNVDHCNTHSPFDAAVAPVRQSNLCLEIALPTKPLTNVEDDNGEIALCTLSAFNLGSIEHLDDFEELADLVVRALDALLDYQDYPLPAAYKSTMNRRTLGVGVINYAYYLAKNGVKYSDGSANALTHRTFEAMQYYLLKASVQLAKEHGKCPLFDETNYAKGLLPIDTYKRDLDKICDEELHYDWDALRSEIMEHGLRNSTLTALMPSETSSQISNATNGIEPPRGYVSVKASKDGILKQVVPEFLKYKENYELLWNIGSNDGYLHLVGIMQKFVDQAISANTNYDPSKFESGKVPMKKLLQDLLTAYKFGVKTLYYHNTRDGAKDEQKDVVQPQDDDCAGGGCKI
- the ubiG gene encoding bifunctional 2-polyprenyl-6-hydroxyphenol methylase/3-demethylubiquinol 3-O-methyltransferase UbiG, producing MTITQNQNVDPNEIKKFEDMASRWWDLDGEFKPLHQINPLRLDYVLDKADGLFGKKVLDVGCGGGILAESMAREGADVTGLDMGKEPLEVARLHALETGTKLTYIQSTIEDHAKANPQTYDVVTCMEMLEHVPNPLSVIKSCEALVKPNGHVFFSTLNRNFKSYLFAIVGAEKLMKIVPAGTHDHEKFIRPSELLKMVDQTHLKEQGITGLLYNPLTDTYRLGKNVDVNYIVHTRLF
- the gyrA gene encoding DNA topoisomerase (ATP-hydrolyzing) subunit A — protein: MSDLAKEITPVNIEDELRGSYLDYAMSVIVGRALPDVRDGLKPVHRRVLFAMNVLGNDWNKPYKKSARVVGDVIGKYHPHGDSAVYDTIVRMAQPFSLRYMLADGQGNFGSIDGDSAAAMRYTEVRMAKIAHELLADLDKETVDYVDNYDGTEQIPAVLPTKVPNLLVNGASGIAVGMATNIPPHNLTEVVNGCLAFIDNEDITIDELMDYIPGPDFPTAALISGRKGIIDAYKTGRGKVYMRSKAEIEADKSGKETIIVSEIPYQVNKARLIEKIAELVKDKKVEGISALRDESDKDGMRIVIECKRDAVGEVVLNNLYANTQLQTTFGINMVALEHGQPKLFNLKEMIKCFVDHRREVVTRRTIFELRKARERAHILEGLALALANIDDIIDLIRKAPTPAEAKTGLISRGWDLGNVAAMLERAGTDAARPEWLEAQYGIRDGQYFLTEQQAQAILELRLHRLTGLEHEKILDEYKQLLEEIAELLHILGSTERLMEVIREELEAVRDGFGDARRTEITAASHDIDMEELIAREDVVVTLSHEGYVKYQLLSDYESQRRGGRGKSATRMKDEDYIERLLVANTHDNILCFSTRGKTYRLKTYQLPLASRTARGKPIVNLLPLEENERITAILPVTEFSEDKFIFMATGDGTVKKTSLDQFANVRANGLIALNLRDEDSLIGVDITDGDNDIMLFSQSGKVVRFNEQQVRAMGRTAAGVRGMKLNGNDQIVSLIVPKTDGDVLTVTENGYGKRTVLSEYPAKSRATQGVVSIKVSERNGLVIGAVQVEEGDEFMMITNAGTLVRTRVAEVSQVGRNTQGVTLIRTAEDEKVVGLQRIEEIEESEFPEGEEGAEIESAVEATGSLDTDHSESDSESDSE